A genomic region of Streptosporangium lutulentum contains the following coding sequences:
- a CDS encoding ABC transporter permease: MNGALRAAGRLWPVPVVLMLWEAVTRGAELPAFPPPSRIAAAMHEMWLTGPAERLWLSDAALTNIPASTGRLLAGWALAGVAGVTLGIALGRSPLLFRFVDPLIQFARAVPPPMLLPFFMALFAIGPRMQINVIAFGVVWPILINACEGARHVDRQHLDVARVFGMPGGQRLLRVILPSAMPKIFAGLRISLSLALILMVISELVGSTDGIGFQLLDAQRSYDLAGVWGAIVALGVLGYAFNAAFLAVERRVLSWHRSARQTA, translated from the coding sequence ATGAACGGCGCGCTGCGCGCCGCCGGCCGTCTGTGGCCGGTGCCGGTGGTCCTGATGCTGTGGGAGGCGGTCACCCGCGGCGCGGAACTGCCGGCCTTCCCGCCGCCGTCGCGGATCGCCGCCGCGATGCACGAGATGTGGCTGACCGGCCCCGCCGAGCGGCTCTGGCTCAGCGACGCGGCGCTGACGAACATCCCGGCGAGCACCGGACGCCTGCTGGCCGGGTGGGCGCTGGCCGGAGTCGCCGGAGTCACGCTCGGGATCGCGCTGGGCCGTTCCCCCCTGCTCTTCCGCTTCGTGGACCCCCTCATCCAGTTCGCCCGGGCCGTCCCCCCGCCCATGCTGCTGCCGTTCTTCATGGCGTTGTTCGCCATCGGCCCGCGGATGCAGATCAACGTGATCGCGTTCGGCGTCGTCTGGCCGATTCTGATCAACGCGTGCGAGGGGGCCCGGCACGTCGATCGCCAGCACCTGGACGTCGCCAGGGTCTTCGGGATGCCGGGCGGGCAACGACTGCTGCGGGTCATCCTGCCCTCCGCCATGCCGAAGATCTTCGCCGGGTTGCGGATCAGCCTGTCGCTGGCGCTGATCCTCATGGTGATCTCCGAACTGGTGGGCAGCACCGACGGGATCGGCTTCCAGCTCCTGGACGCCCAGAGGTCGTACGACCTGGCGGGCGTGTGGGGGGCCATCGTGGCGCTGGGCGTCCTGGGATACGCGTTCAACGCGGCGTTCCTCGCGGTCGAACGACGGGTCCTGTCCTGGCACCGCTCCGCCCGGCAGACGGCCTGA
- a CDS encoding ABC transporter permease, with the protein MIRRNPLDSRLFCGAVGVAVLFCALEIAGRTGLIDPLAFPPASAVAGRAASLVTDPEFLSDVASTLGVWALGLLATVAVAVPAGFLLGSLPRVESALRPIMEFLRPIPSIALIPLALTLFSDRFDMKITLIVYAATWPVLINTMYGLKDVDPLAKETLRSFGFGRLAVLWWISLPSTAPFIAAGVRLASAIALIVAISVELLGGGSDGIGSFVLETAGGLNPMEHIIAASVWAGVIGVVTNGLFVLAERRLFRWHSARTEVA; encoded by the coding sequence GTGATCAGGCGCAATCCCCTCGACAGCAGGCTGTTCTGCGGCGCCGTCGGCGTCGCGGTGCTGTTCTGCGCGCTGGAGATCGCCGGTCGGACCGGACTGATCGACCCGCTCGCGTTCCCGCCGGCCTCCGCGGTGGCGGGCCGGGCGGCCTCGCTCGTGACCGACCCGGAATTCCTCTCCGACGTCGCCTCGACCCTCGGTGTGTGGGCCCTCGGCCTGCTGGCCACCGTCGCGGTCGCGGTACCCGCCGGATTCCTGCTCGGCAGCCTGCCCCGCGTGGAGAGCGCGCTCCGGCCGATCATGGAGTTCCTCCGCCCCATCCCGTCGATCGCGCTGATCCCGCTGGCGCTCACCCTGTTCTCCGACAGGTTCGACATGAAGATCACCCTGATCGTCTACGCGGCGACCTGGCCTGTCCTGATCAACACGATGTACGGCCTCAAGGACGTCGACCCGCTCGCCAAGGAGACGCTGCGCAGCTTCGGATTCGGCCGGCTGGCCGTGCTCTGGTGGATATCGCTGCCGAGCACCGCGCCGTTCATCGCCGCCGGCGTCCGGCTGGCCTCCGCGATCGCGCTCATCGTGGCGATCAGCGTGGAGCTGCTGGGCGGCGGCTCCGACGGCATCGGCAGTTTTGTCCTGGAGACGGCCGGCGGCCTGAACCCGATGGAGCACATCATCGCCGCCTCCGTCTGGGCCGGCGTCATCGGCGTGGTCACCAACGGCCTGTTCGTGCTGGCGGAGCGGCGGCTCTTCCGCTGGCACAGCGCCCGTACGGAGGTGGCGTGA
- a CDS encoding ABC transporter substrate-binding protein, with translation MRFGRASRAVIAGVTAALVLSACGGSGEPAGTAAGTGGPEKTRLTVGALPIPDSAALYIANARGFFKEEGLTVAIEPVVGGAQAQQALIGGSLDATQTNYVSTFLAVSAGIKLKVVSDLYQAAPNAFNLMVPKDSPIKTPADLKGRKIAVNSRKNVGTLAVAALLKTHGLTEADVEFLEFPFPDMADKLNTGIVDAAWMTEPHLTAVQKTIGAGKLADTMVGPMEGFPIAGVVVTEDFANKNPATTAAFQRAIAKAQQISATDRKAVEEILPTYTKIDTATAAVITLGSFPTSLDQTRLQRVADLMLEQGYLKSRIEAKALLSGNAG, from the coding sequence ATGAGGTTCGGACGGGCGAGTCGCGCGGTCATCGCGGGCGTCACCGCCGCCCTGGTGCTGAGCGCCTGCGGCGGCTCCGGCGAACCGGCCGGCACCGCGGCGGGCACGGGAGGCCCGGAGAAGACCCGGCTCACGGTCGGCGCGCTCCCCATCCCCGACTCGGCCGCGCTCTACATCGCGAACGCGAGAGGCTTCTTCAAGGAAGAGGGCCTCACCGTCGCCATCGAGCCGGTCGTGGGCGGTGCGCAGGCTCAGCAGGCCCTCATCGGGGGTTCCCTGGACGCCACCCAGACCAACTACGTCTCGACCTTCCTCGCCGTCTCGGCCGGGATCAAGCTGAAGGTCGTCTCGGACCTCTACCAGGCCGCCCCGAACGCGTTCAACCTCATGGTGCCCAAGGACTCCCCGATCAAGACGCCCGCCGACCTCAAGGGCCGGAAGATCGCCGTCAACAGCAGGAAGAACGTCGGGACCCTGGCGGTGGCCGCTCTGCTCAAGACCCATGGGCTCACCGAGGCCGACGTCGAGTTCCTGGAGTTTCCCTTCCCTGACATGGCGGACAAACTCAACACCGGCATCGTCGACGCCGCGTGGATGACCGAGCCCCACCTGACCGCCGTCCAGAAGACCATCGGCGCCGGCAAGCTCGCCGACACCATGGTCGGCCCCATGGAGGGCTTCCCCATCGCGGGCGTCGTCGTCACAGAGGACTTCGCGAACAAGAACCCCGCGACGACCGCCGCCTTCCAGCGGGCGATCGCCAAGGCCCAGCAGATCTCCGCCACCGACCGCAAGGCCGTCGAGGAGATCCTGCCGACCTACACCAAGATCGACACGGCCACCGCCGCCGTCATCACCCTCGGCTCCTTCCCCACCAGCCTTGACCAGACCCGGCTGCAGCGGGTGGCGGACCTGATGCTGGAGCAGGGCTACCTGAAGAGCAGGATCGAGGCCAAGGCACTCCTTTCCGGAAACGCCGGGTGA
- a CDS encoding rhodanese-like domain-containing protein, with product MSSSLFIPPAAPARAAAHFAARLSFETDVSDVHADLEARTPGLVVVDSRDARAWEQGRLPGAVHLPTAEIAARASLLIEPGTVVVTYCWGPGCNGATRAALEFATLGYRVKEMIGGYEYWVREGFPVETAAGPRTRPVDDLTAPSSGIACGC from the coding sequence ATGTCCTCCTCGCTTTTCATCCCGCCGGCCGCGCCGGCGCGGGCCGCCGCCCACTTCGCGGCGCGGCTGTCCTTCGAGACCGATGTCAGTGACGTGCACGCCGACCTGGAGGCCCGTACCCCGGGGCTCGTCGTGGTCGACTCCCGCGACGCGCGGGCCTGGGAGCAGGGCCGCCTGCCCGGCGCCGTACACCTGCCGACCGCGGAGATCGCCGCGCGGGCGTCGCTCCTGATCGAGCCGGGCACGGTCGTCGTCACCTACTGCTGGGGGCCCGGCTGCAACGGCGCGACCAGGGCCGCGCTGGAGTTCGCCACGCTCGGCTACCGGGTCAAGGAGATGATCGGGGGCTATGAGTACTGGGTGAGGGAGGGCTTCCCGGTGGAGACGGCCGCCGGGCCTCGCACCCGTCCCGTCGACGACCTGACCGCCCCGTCGTCCGGGATCGCGTGCGGCTGCTGA
- a CDS encoding helix-turn-helix domain-containing protein: protein MRVLQITRPGRSVSVLAYDGMSAFELGIVTEVFGLPRPELDVPWYDLKVCAQGPGPVRVIGGAFLNTPHGLDAFSAAHTVIVPGVPDVTGDPAPELTTALRRAHRRGARVVSICSGAFALAAAGLLDGRRATTHWRHADLLRRRYPKVQVDANALYVDEDDVITGAGSAAGLDVCTHLVRKDHGAAIANAVARRLVIQPHRDGGQAQYIETPVTADPDDDRIARNLAWALERLPEPLTVETLARQAHMSTRTYLRHFAKATGTSPIRWLIVQRVQASLPLLETTAASVEQIAAATGFDTAVTYRHHFARIMRTSPTAYRRAFHTGESERSTP, encoded by the coding sequence ATGCGCGTCCTGCAGATCACCCGCCCCGGCCGTTCCGTCTCCGTGCTGGCCTACGACGGCATGTCCGCCTTCGAGCTGGGCATCGTCACCGAGGTGTTCGGCCTGCCCCGCCCGGAACTCGACGTCCCCTGGTACGACCTGAAGGTGTGCGCGCAGGGACCGGGCCCGGTGCGCGTCATCGGCGGCGCGTTCCTGAACACCCCGCACGGCCTGGATGCCTTCTCGGCGGCCCACACGGTCATCGTCCCCGGGGTCCCCGACGTGACCGGCGATCCGGCGCCGGAGCTGACCACGGCCCTGCGGCGGGCGCACCGGCGGGGGGCGCGCGTCGTCTCCATCTGCTCCGGCGCGTTCGCGCTGGCGGCCGCCGGGCTGCTCGACGGACGCCGGGCCACCACCCACTGGCGCCATGCCGACCTGCTGCGCCGCCGTTACCCCAAGGTCCAGGTGGACGCGAACGCCCTCTACGTCGACGAGGACGACGTGATCACCGGCGCCGGCAGCGCGGCCGGCCTCGACGTGTGCACGCACCTCGTCCGCAAGGACCACGGCGCGGCGATCGCCAACGCCGTCGCACGCCGGCTGGTCATCCAGCCCCACCGCGACGGCGGGCAGGCCCAGTACATCGAGACGCCCGTGACCGCCGATCCGGACGACGACCGGATCGCCCGGAACCTGGCCTGGGCGCTGGAGCGCCTCCCCGAACCTCTCACCGTGGAGACCCTGGCCCGCCAGGCGCACATGTCGACGCGCACCTACCTGCGCCACTTCGCGAAGGCGACGGGAACCAGCCCCATCCGCTGGCTCATCGTCCAGCGGGTGCAGGCCAGCCTCCCCCTGCTGGAGACCACCGCCGCCTCCGTCGAACAGATCGCGGCCGCGACCGGCTTCGACACCGCCGTGACCTACCGGCACCACTTCGCCCGGATCATGCGGACCTCCCCCACCGCCTACCGCCGGGCGTTCCACACCGGCGAGTCGGAAAGGAGCACGCCCTGA
- a CDS encoding carbohydrate kinase family protein: MVDYDVLVVGGTGVDTIVRVDALAIPGGDSAGVPPIHDYVGHSGNGVALGFHALGLRTKFVDFIGDDPQGRLILDRYAAVGLDVSHLPAPNGTPRSVNLVDARGRRFSFYDGRHPADLRLPPEFYLPFLERCGHVHISRAYHPGTVFDDAERLGRSVSTDLHSWDGRDPWARPYAFRSDLVFMSAATVGDRCEEVMRHILDEGRAAVVVATGGADGCRMLVRADGVVRAFPAVTPERPVVDSNGAGDAFSTAFTRSWLAGAEPEECVLAGSVSGAYACGSPGTHEEMIDAATLDAACARLRHARPGR, from the coding sequence ATGGTCGACTATGACGTCCTGGTGGTCGGCGGCACCGGCGTGGACACGATCGTGCGTGTCGACGCGCTGGCCATACCCGGGGGAGACTCCGCCGGCGTCCCTCCGATCCACGACTACGTGGGCCACTCCGGGAACGGTGTGGCACTCGGTTTCCACGCCCTCGGCCTGCGCACGAAGTTCGTCGACTTCATCGGCGACGACCCGCAGGGACGGCTAATCCTCGACAGGTACGCCGCCGTCGGGCTCGACGTCAGCCACCTGCCCGCACCCAACGGCACACCGCGCAGCGTCAATCTGGTGGACGCCCGGGGACGGCGCTTCTCCTTCTACGACGGCAGGCACCCGGCTGATCTGAGGCTGCCGCCCGAGTTCTACCTGCCCTTCCTCGAACGCTGCGGGCACGTGCACATATCGCGTGCCTACCACCCCGGCACCGTGTTCGACGACGCCGAGCGCCTCGGCAGGTCCGTCTCGACGGACCTGCACTCCTGGGACGGCCGCGACCCCTGGGCGCGCCCCTATGCCTTCCGCTCCGACCTGGTCTTCATGAGCGCGGCGACGGTCGGGGACCGGTGCGAGGAGGTGATGCGCCACATCCTCGACGAGGGTCGCGCCGCCGTGGTCGTCGCGACCGGCGGAGCCGACGGTTGCCGGATGCTGGTACGCGCGGACGGTGTCGTACGGGCCTTCCCCGCAGTGACGCCCGAGCGGCCCGTCGTGGACAGCAACGGCGCGGGCGACGCGTTCAGCACCGCCTTCACCCGGTCGTGGCTGGCCGGCGCGGAGCCGGAGGAGTGCGTGCTGGCGGGCTCGGTCTCCGGGGCGTACGCCTGCGGCAGCCCGGGCACCCACGAGGAGATGATCGATGCCGCCACGCTCGACGCCGCCTGTGCCCGCCTGCGCCACGCGCGGCCGGGTAGGTGA
- a CDS encoding YetF domain-containing protein codes for MDSFGDALIGDWHRAAHAAVKATALFLTAAVAFRLTERRTMAEFAPFDWVAAVAVGAIVGRTATATDASWLTGTAALLALLAAHAAITRLRLLPAISRLVDPPLRILIHDGHVNLRNLRRCGLTRADLDAVLRQHGHHSPDGIHLAIFEAKGAVSVLPHPPTAPPDPVSPPGGGR; via the coding sequence GTGGACAGCTTCGGCGACGCCCTGATCGGCGACTGGCACCGTGCGGCCCATGCCGCGGTCAAGGCGACGGCGCTGTTCCTGACCGCCGCGGTGGCGTTCCGGCTCACCGAGCGCCGGACCATGGCGGAGTTCGCCCCGTTCGACTGGGTCGCCGCCGTCGCGGTCGGTGCCATCGTGGGACGCACCGCCACCGCGACCGACGCCTCATGGCTGACCGGCACCGCGGCGCTACTGGCGCTGCTCGCCGCCCACGCGGCCATCACCAGGCTGCGGCTCCTGCCGGCCATCAGCCGCCTGGTCGACCCACCACTGCGGATCCTGATCCACGACGGGCACGTCAACCTGCGCAACCTGCGCCGTTGCGGGCTCACCAGAGCCGATCTCGACGCCGTGCTCCGCCAGCACGGGCACCACAGTCCGGACGGCATCCACCTCGCGATCTTCGAGGCCAAGGGCGCCGTCTCCGTCCTGCCGCACCCCCCGACCGCACCACCGGACCCGGTCTCTCCGCCCGGGGGCGGACGGTAG